One Trachemys scripta elegans isolate TJP31775 chromosome 4, CAS_Tse_1.0, whole genome shotgun sequence genomic region harbors:
- the LOC117876577 gene encoding olfactory receptor 5V1-like: MEGDNVTTVAKFILTGLSDLPEVRFPLFLLFSLIYLATLAGNITIIIAIGTDVRLHNPMYFFLSNLSLLDILCPTVTVPKMLDMFLSGNKEISFASCVLQLYFLIDVVGTEIFLLAVMAYDRYVAICHPLQYTAIMNKRLCAQMAAGTWISGFLNSLLHTSFTFTLSFCGSNEVNQYFCDIPPVVALSCSSTYTSEMVLLSVAGVLGSSAFVITLVSYIYIVFAILRMSSTKGRHKAFSTCASHLTVVGLFYGTTIFTYVRPSSRYSPNQDRVISMLYGIITPMLNPMIYSLRNKEVKRALRRVISQERFTARSED; encoded by the coding sequence ATGGAGGGAGACAATGTCACCACAGTGGCCAAATTCATTCTCACGGGACTTTCCGACCTCCCGGAGGTGCGTTTCCCtctttttctgttgttttctCTCATCTATTTAGCCACACTGGCAGGGAACATCACCATCATCATTGCCATAGGAACAGATGTTCGCCTGCACAaccccatgtatttcttcctcagcAACTTGTCCTTGCTGGATATCCTGTGTCCAACCGTCACAGTACCAAAGATGCTGGACATGTTCCTGTCTGGGAACAAGGAGATTTCATTTGCCAGCTGCGTGTTGCAGCTGTATTTCCTCATTGATGTGGTGGGGACAGAGATCTTCCTTCTGGCGGTGATGGCCTATGACCGGTATGTCGCAATATGCCATCCCCTGCAATACACGGCCATAATGAATAAAAGACTCTGTGCTCAGATGGCAGCTGGTACCTGGATATCAGGGTTTCTTAATTCCCTGCTGCACACTTCATTCACCTTTACATTATCTTTCTGTGGGTCTAATGAAGTCAATCAATATTTCTGCGATATCCCTCCAGTGGTGGCCCTCTCCTGCTCCTCAACCTACACCAGTGAAATGGTACTTCTTAGTGTGGCTGGGGTCTTAGGAAGTAGTGCTTTTGTGATCACCCTGGTCTCCTACATTTATATTGTCTTTGCCATCTTACGCATGAGCTCTACCAAGGGCAGGcacaaagccttctccacctgtgcCTCCCACCTGACTGTGGTTGGCCTGTTTTATGGCACCACCATTTTCACCTACGTGCGCCCTTCCTCTCGCTACTCACCAAATCAGGACAGGGTCATTTCTATGCTCTATGGGATCATCACTCCCATGTTAAACCCCATGATCTATAGCCTGCGGAATAAGGAAGTGAAACGGGCCCTGAGGAGAGTGATCAGTCAGGAAAGATTTACAGCCAGGAGTGAAGATTAA